One genomic window of Kaistia geumhonensis includes the following:
- a CDS encoding MmcQ/YjbR family DNA-binding protein: protein MAKTMPVTADDLRRLFLALPGVQESTHHGTMSFVVGKRFLGRIRDEGTVFALPCDRGERDFLIELEPETFFITDHYRGYAYVLVRLAATDPDRLAPLVTRAWRAAAPKRMVAAFDRTAAGGA from the coding sequence TTGGCCAAGACCATGCCCGTGACCGCCGACGATCTCCGCCGTCTCTTCCTCGCGCTTCCCGGCGTCCAGGAGTCGACGCATCACGGGACGATGTCCTTCGTCGTCGGCAAGCGCTTCCTCGGCCGCATCCGCGACGAGGGCACCGTCTTCGCCCTCCCCTGCGACCGCGGCGAGCGCGACTTCCTGATCGAACTCGAGCCCGAGACATTCTTCATCACCGACCATTATCGCGGCTATGCCTATGTGCTCGTCCGCCTCGCCGCCACCGATCCAGACCGCCTCGCCCCGCTGGTGACCCGCGCCTGGCGGGCCGCGGCGCCGAAACGGATGGTCGCCGCCTTCGACAGGACCGCCGCCGGAGGCGCTTGA
- a CDS encoding ArsR/SmtB family transcription factor, protein MTYQSDRWAALGDPMRRAILVRLGRGPLPVGRLAEGLPVSRPAVSQHLKVLKEAGLVRDEAEGTRRIYRIDPAGLGEIRRWLDQFWDNALAAFAAEADRDDEPAGRETPT, encoded by the coding sequence ATGACTTACCAATCAGATCGATGGGCCGCCCTCGGCGACCCGATGCGGCGCGCCATTCTGGTGCGCCTCGGCCGTGGCCCGCTGCCCGTCGGACGGCTCGCCGAAGGCCTGCCGGTCAGCCGGCCGGCGGTCTCGCAGCATCTCAAGGTGCTCAAGGAGGCGGGACTGGTGCGGGACGAGGCGGAGGGGACGAGGCGCATCTATCGCATCGACCCGGCCGGCCTCGGCGAGATCCGCCGCTGGCTGGATCAGTTCTGGGACAACGCGCTCGCCGCATTCGCCGCCGAGGCGGACCGCGACGACGAGCCGGCAGGCAGGGAGACCCCGACGTGA
- a CDS encoding SRPBCC family protein has translation MNPIIRPAPVRRSVTVRADPARAFEVFASGMDRWWPRSHSVGTSPQRRVVMEPTAGGRWYEIGEDGSECLWGKECLWGKVLAYEPPARLLLAWQIDADWRYDAALLTEVEVRFTPLDEGGTRVDLEHRDLERFGDKAEIVRPMLDSPGGWQGLLALFGEAAGG, from the coding sequence GTGAACCCGATCATCCGCCCGGCGCCGGTTCGCCGTTCCGTCACCGTCAGAGCCGACCCCGCCCGCGCCTTCGAGGTGTTCGCCTCCGGCATGGACCGCTGGTGGCCGCGCAGCCATTCCGTCGGTACATCGCCGCAGCGGCGCGTCGTGATGGAGCCGACCGCCGGTGGCCGCTGGTACGAGATCGGCGAGGACGGGTCGGAATGCCTCTGGGGCAAGGAATGCCTCTGGGGCAAGGTTCTCGCCTATGAGCCGCCGGCTCGCCTGCTGCTTGCCTGGCAGATCGATGCCGACTGGCGCTACGACGCCGCGCTCCTCACCGAGGTCGAGGTCCGCTTCACGCCGCTCGACGAGGGCGGAACGCGGGTCGATCTCGAACACCGCGATCTCGAGCGCTTCGGCGACAAGGCGGAGATCGTGCGCCCGATGCTGGATTCGCCCGGCGGCTGGCAGGGGCTGCTCGCGCTGTTCGGCGAGGCGGCAGGCGGCTGA
- a CDS encoding ribose-phosphate diphosphokinase, which translates to MREIAVFGGQANPELAQEICAHLHVPLLPTRLKRFSNDCLEVQLQANCRDQDVFLIQPLNAPVQENLFELMLMLNAARGASAARITAVIPYFSYARSDKKDAPRISLGGRLVADLLSTAGADRVLTMTLHSPQVHGFFSVPVDQLHALDELAAHFQGYDLSRVVVVSPDLGNAKNAAAFAKRLNAPVAAGAKERISDTKVRISAIIGDVRDRDVIVLDDEIASGGSVLELLQHLRAGGARSVRVATTHGIFAGESIGRLAAEPDIVEIVCTNTVPVPAAKRVPKLTVLSVAPALAEAMRRINCGESVSALFFADTDAARIAAE; encoded by the coding sequence ATGCGCGAGATTGCGGTTTTCGGCGGCCAGGCCAACCCCGAACTCGCGCAGGAGATCTGCGCGCATCTCCATGTCCCCTTGCTGCCGACGCGGCTGAAGCGCTTCTCGAACGACTGTCTCGAAGTGCAGCTTCAGGCCAATTGCCGCGACCAGGACGTCTTCCTCATCCAGCCGCTGAATGCGCCGGTCCAGGAAAACCTGTTCGAGCTCATGCTGATGCTCAACGCGGCGCGCGGCGCCTCCGCGGCGCGGATCACGGCCGTCATCCCTTACTTCTCCTATGCCCGCTCGGACAAGAAGGACGCGCCGCGCATCTCGCTCGGCGGCCGTCTCGTCGCAGACCTGCTGTCGACGGCCGGCGCGGATCGCGTGCTGACGATGACGCTGCATTCGCCGCAGGTGCACGGCTTCTTCAGCGTGCCCGTCGACCAGCTTCACGCGCTCGACGAACTGGCGGCGCATTTCCAGGGCTATGACCTCAGCCGCGTCGTGGTCGTCTCACCCGATCTCGGCAACGCGAAGAACGCGGCCGCCTTCGCGAAGCGGCTGAATGCGCCAGTCGCGGCCGGCGCGAAGGAACGCATCAGCGACACCAAGGTGCGCATCTCGGCGATCATCGGCGATGTGCGCGACCGCGACGTGATCGTTCTCGACGACGAGATCGCGAGCGGCGGATCGGTGCTGGAACTCCTGCAGCATCTGCGGGCAGGCGGGGCGCGTTCGGTGCGCGTCGCGACGACCCATGGCATCTTCGCTGGCGAGAGCATCGGCCGCCTCGCGGCCGAGCCCGACATCGTCGAGATCGTCTGCACCAATACGGTCCCCGTACCGGCGGCAAAGCGCGTGCCGAAGCTGACCGTGCTCTCGGTAGCGCCGGCGCTCGCCGAGGCCATGCGGCGCATCAACTGCGGCGAATCCGTCAGCGCGCTCTTCTTCGCCGACACGGACGCTGCGAGGATTGCCGCGGAGTAG
- a CDS encoding DUF2207 domain-containing protein, producing the protein MMRVLLAALLLVATLLPAAAEERILSFLSDVAVERSGDLLVTETIRFDVEGDQIRHGINRDFPTRYVDGRGMSVIVGFTVETVLLDGEPEPYELLPLANGTRIRIGSADRLVSHGPHDYTIRYRTTRQIGYFADFDELYWNATGNGWTFPIESAEARITIPEPVGFQNLAGYTGASGSREHAVAVMWDTAHPATVTFRTTRPLGIGEGLTVAASWQKGIVDAPSFGRRAGWWLHDNLGALAAIVGSIGALGYFALAWLKVGRDPPRGPMVPLFSPPAGLSAAATRYISSMAFDNRAFTAALLDLGVHGHLKLADSGPTLTISRLAGTAPIGEAEAAMEAALFRGAMTVELVQRNHQKLQAARSALLGGLARAYAGTIFHWNAGWLALGILLTVLVYGATAAGLIVALGPDQGTAAVLGLAFASVAGIVVGIGLNAGQTGQSLFTRLVAWIVMGIFAVAFFGAGLVAFATTIRAPLDAAPLLLPIVVMPVLVSSFGWMRSPTPDGQKLRDAIFGFRHYLGTAEEHRLEVLHPPEKTPELFERYLPYAVALDVENAWAAKFAGVLAAAGASAAVASWYATSSHRDPGSLVDRLGSSLSQTVASASSAPGSRSGSSGGGSSGGGGGGGGGSGW; encoded by the coding sequence ATGATGCGCGTCCTCCTCGCCGCGCTGCTCCTCGTCGCGACGCTGCTGCCGGCCGCGGCCGAAGAGCGGATCCTGTCCTTCCTCAGCGACGTCGCGGTCGAGCGGAGCGGCGACCTTCTGGTCACCGAGACCATCCGCTTCGATGTCGAGGGCGACCAGATCCGCCACGGCATCAACCGCGACTTCCCGACCCGCTACGTCGATGGCCGCGGCATGTCGGTCATCGTGGGCTTCACCGTCGAGACGGTGCTGCTCGATGGCGAACCCGAGCCCTACGAACTGCTGCCGCTCGCCAACGGCACCCGCATCCGCATCGGCTCGGCCGACCGGCTGGTGTCCCACGGCCCGCACGACTACACGATCCGCTACCGGACGACGCGGCAGATCGGCTATTTCGCCGATTTCGACGAGCTCTACTGGAACGCGACCGGCAATGGCTGGACGTTTCCGATCGAGAGCGCCGAGGCGCGCATCACCATCCCCGAGCCGGTCGGCTTCCAGAATCTCGCCGGCTATACGGGAGCCTCCGGCTCGCGCGAGCATGCCGTCGCGGTGATGTGGGACACGGCCCATCCCGCGACCGTCACCTTCCGCACGACACGCCCGCTCGGCATCGGAGAGGGGCTGACCGTCGCGGCGAGCTGGCAGAAGGGCATCGTCGACGCACCCTCCTTCGGGCGGCGGGCCGGCTGGTGGCTGCACGACAATCTCGGCGCGCTCGCGGCGATCGTCGGCAGCATCGGTGCGCTCGGCTATTTCGCCCTCGCCTGGCTCAAGGTCGGGCGCGACCCGCCGCGCGGACCGATGGTGCCGCTGTTCTCGCCGCCGGCGGGACTCAGCGCGGCCGCCACGCGCTATATTTCCTCCATGGCGTTCGACAACCGCGCCTTCACCGCCGCGCTGCTCGATCTCGGCGTGCATGGCCATCTGAAGCTTGCCGACAGCGGCCCGACGCTGACCATTTCGCGGCTGGCCGGCACGGCCCCGATCGGCGAAGCGGAGGCGGCGATGGAGGCGGCGCTCTTCAGGGGCGCCATGACGGTCGAACTCGTCCAGCGCAATCACCAGAAGCTGCAGGCCGCCCGCAGCGCATTGTTGGGCGGGCTGGCGCGCGCCTATGCGGGCACGATCTTCCACTGGAACGCTGGCTGGCTGGCGCTCGGCATCCTGTTGACGGTGCTCGTCTATGGTGCGACGGCGGCCGGCCTCATCGTCGCGCTCGGCCCCGATCAGGGGACCGCGGCGGTGCTCGGCCTCGCCTTCGCGTCGGTGGCCGGTATCGTCGTCGGCATCGGGCTCAATGCCGGCCAGACGGGCCAGTCGCTGTTCACCCGCCTCGTCGCCTGGATCGTGATGGGTATCTTCGCGGTCGCCTTCTTCGGCGCCGGCCTCGTCGCCTTCGCAACGACGATCAGGGCGCCGCTCGACGCCGCGCCGCTGCTTCTGCCGATCGTCGTCATGCCGGTTCTCGTCTCGTCCTTCGGCTGGATGCGCAGCCCGACGCCGGACGGGCAGAAGCTGCGCGACGCCATCTTCGGCTTCCGCCACTATCTCGGCACCGCCGAGGAGCATCGGCTCGAGGTGCTCCACCCGCCGGAGAAGACGCCGGAGCTGTTCGAGCGCTACCTGCCCTATGCCGTGGCGCTCGATGTCGAGAATGCCTGGGCGGCGAAGTTCGCCGGCGTGCTCGCCGCAGCCGGCGCCTCGGCCGCGGTCGCGTCCTGGTATGCGACGAGCTCGCATCGCGATCCCGGGAGCCTCGTCGACCGGCTCGGATCGAGCCTGTCGCAGACGGTGGCGTCGGCCTCGTCCGCACCCGGATCACGGTCCGGATCGTCGGGCGGCGGCTCGTCGGGCGGCGGCGGCGGTGGTGGCGGCGGCTCGGGCTGGTAG
- a CDS encoding LemA family protein: MSTLIVIAVIVAVGLYAVALYNRLVRQRNLAREGWSGIDVQLKRRADLIPNLVETVKGYAAHEKGIFEDVAEKRAASMRAGDVTSQAAADQALSGALGRLIAISEAYPELKADANFRQLQTELAAIEDEMQKARRYYNATVRDLNTSIQSFPAVLVAQSLGFREEPFYEIEDRAAASIPPKVAF; this comes from the coding sequence ATGTCAACGCTGATCGTCATCGCCGTCATCGTCGCCGTCGGCCTCTATGCCGTCGCGCTCTACAATCGCCTCGTCAGGCAGCGCAATCTCGCCCGCGAGGGCTGGAGCGGCATCGACGTGCAGCTGAAGCGGCGCGCCGACCTCATTCCCAATCTCGTCGAGACGGTGAAGGGCTATGCGGCGCATGAAAAGGGCATCTTCGAGGATGTCGCCGAAAAGCGCGCGGCCAGCATGCGCGCCGGCGACGTCACCAGCCAGGCCGCGGCCGACCAGGCGCTTTCGGGCGCGCTCGGCCGGCTGATCGCCATCTCCGAGGCCTATCCGGAGCTGAAGGCCGACGCCAATTTCCGCCAGTTGCAGACCGAGCTCGCCGCCATCGAGGACGAGATGCAGAAGGCGCGGCGCTACTACAACGCGACGGTGCGCGACCTCAACACCTCGATCCAGTCCTTTCCGGCCGTCCTGGTCGCGCAGAGCCTCGGCTTCCGCGAGGAGCCGTTCTACGAGATCGAGGATCGCGCGGCCGCCTCGATACCGCCCAAGGTCGCGTTCTGA
- a CDS encoding endonuclease/exonuclease/phosphatase family protein produces MTLSLTRLVFDVLVIGIASLVLVGRLGAMDWLLDMTNFFRPHIAVVALVFLLLAVGSASWIRIAIAAALFVAAVYPLVVATLPAAPAAAAGNLRVMVANVNGANPEKERFAALVGKEAPDVVIGVEVIRGWRSTIESLPGLGYVTNGPETRRSAVMVASRYPVTAELVELGARANPTEFIGGSMAVRAEVQRPGAARPLVIYGIHPSTTRDARGWVARDYYLEGLARRVSEEPPGTDVIVAGDWNTPYWSPVLTNFFATSGILTTERGPWPPPTRFFREFGAPIALGTPIDRVAVSKAIGVAGIRTSEDFGSDHLAVITDLALP; encoded by the coding sequence ATGACTCTCTCCCTCACACGTCTTGTCTTCGATGTCCTGGTCATCGGCATCGCATCCCTCGTCCTGGTCGGACGGCTGGGGGCGATGGACTGGCTGCTGGACATGACCAATTTCTTCCGGCCGCACATCGCGGTCGTGGCGCTGGTCTTCCTGCTGCTCGCGGTCGGATCGGCGAGCTGGATCCGCATCGCGATCGCCGCCGCCCTGTTCGTCGCCGCCGTCTATCCGCTGGTGGTGGCAACGCTGCCCGCGGCGCCCGCCGCGGCGGCCGGAAACCTGCGCGTCATGGTCGCCAACGTCAACGGCGCCAATCCCGAGAAGGAGCGGTTCGCCGCGCTGGTCGGCAAGGAGGCGCCCGATGTCGTCATCGGCGTCGAGGTCATCCGAGGCTGGCGCTCGACGATCGAGAGCCTGCCGGGGCTCGGCTACGTCACCAACGGACCGGAGACCCGGCGCTCGGCCGTCATGGTCGCGAGCCGCTATCCGGTGACCGCCGAGCTGGTCGAGCTCGGCGCCCGGGCGAACCCGACCGAATTCATCGGCGGGTCGATGGCCGTGCGTGCCGAAGTGCAGCGGCCCGGCGCGGCGCGTCCGCTCGTCATCTATGGCATCCATCCCTCGACGACGCGCGATGCGAGGGGCTGGGTCGCCCGCGACTACTATCTCGAGGGTCTGGCGCGCCGCGTCTCGGAGGAGCCGCCGGGGACCGATGTGATCGTCGCCGGCGACTGGAACACGCCCTACTGGTCCCCGGTCCTGACGAACTTCTTCGCGACCTCCGGTATCCTGACGACCGAGCGTGGCCCGTGGCCGCCGCCCACGCGCTTCTTCCGCGAGTTCGGCGCCCCGATCGCGCTCGGTACGCCGATCGACCGGGTTGCCGTCTCGAAGGCGATCGGCGTGGCGGGCATCCGCACCAGCGAGGATTTCGGCTCCGACCATCTCGCGGTGATCACGGATCTCGCGCTGCCCTAG
- a CDS encoding virulence factor family protein translates to MMRRFASLVAAAALTAGLALPALAEDAAAPAAPAAPAAAAAPAKALPAFTAGLLGKPQIFLPDGPVTGTVFLFADLDGWTADEASLADTLKKSGAIVVGIDTASMFAGLEKDSEDECVYLVADIEDLSHQVQRALGTPNYHSPILAGVGTGGTLVLSIAAQTPDATIGHGVAVDPALVLPLKKPLCTDAPRQDVAGGTVYGLAEGDLTNPVDVLYTSSAPKDGRDHVAVLQGQGFQIKTKDVAETGFAALKSRLARLLAPKIDTSNPLADLPLVELPAQARHGTMAVVYSGDGGWRDLDKSIGDAFQKEGVPTIGVDSLRYFWSRRTPEQTSADLARIIDYYTEKWGIDHVVLVGYSFGADVLPSAYRLLPPDEQSQVAELSLLGLSDQVDYVISVGAFLGTNSGDGETLPDIKTIKPALIQCFYGEEEDDSLCPKLEGSGVELIKTTGGHHFDGDYDALARRILDGLSRRLSGSVEPVAGR, encoded by the coding sequence ATGATGCGTCGTTTCGCTTCCCTCGTCGCGGCCGCCGCCCTCACGGCCGGCCTCGCCCTGCCGGCACTCGCAGAGGATGCCGCGGCTCCCGCGGCCCCGGCAGCTCCGGCCGCCGCCGCCGCGCCCGCGAAGGCGCTGCCCGCCTTCACCGCCGGCCTGCTCGGCAAGCCGCAGATCTTTCTTCCCGACGGCCCGGTGACGGGGACAGTGTTCCTTTTCGCCGATCTGGACGGCTGGACCGCCGACGAGGCGTCGCTTGCCGACACGCTGAAGAAGAGCGGCGCCATCGTGGTCGGCATCGACACCGCATCGATGTTCGCCGGCCTCGAGAAGGACAGCGAGGACGAGTGCGTCTATCTCGTCGCCGATATCGAGGACCTCTCGCATCAGGTCCAGCGCGCGCTCGGCACGCCCAACTATCACTCGCCGATCCTCGCCGGCGTCGGCACCGGCGGCACTCTTGTGCTCTCGATCGCCGCGCAGACGCCCGACGCAACGATCGGCCACGGAGTCGCCGTCGATCCCGCGCTGGTGCTGCCGCTCAAGAAGCCGCTCTGCACCGATGCGCCGCGCCAGGACGTCGCCGGAGGGACGGTCTATGGTCTCGCCGAAGGTGATCTCACCAATCCCGTCGATGTGCTCTATACGAGCTCCGCGCCGAAGGACGGCCGCGATCACGTCGCCGTGCTGCAGGGGCAGGGCTTCCAGATCAAGACCAAGGACGTCGCCGAGACCGGCTTCGCGGCGCTGAAGTCGCGCCTTGCCCGGCTCCTCGCGCCGAAGATCGATACCAGCAATCCGCTGGCGGACCTGCCGCTGGTCGAGCTGCCGGCGCAGGCGCGGCACGGCACGATGGCGGTGGTCTATTCCGGCGACGGCGGCTGGCGCGATCTCGACAAGTCGATCGGCGATGCCTTCCAGAAGGAGGGCGTTCCGACCATCGGGGTCGACTCGCTGCGCTATTTCTGGTCGCGCAGGACGCCCGAGCAGACCTCGGCCGACCTTGCCCGGATCATCGACTACTACACCGAGAAATGGGGCATCGATCACGTCGTGCTGGTCGGCTATTCCTTCGGCGCCGACGTGCTGCCCTCGGCCTACCGGCTGCTGCCGCCGGACGAGCAGAGCCAGGTCGCGGAACTGTCGCTTCTCGGCTTGTCGGACCAGGTCGACTATGTCATTTCGGTCGGCGCCTTCCTCGGGACCAATTCGGGCGACGGCGAGACGCTGCCGGATATCAAGACGATCAAGCCGGCGCTGATCCAGTGCTTCTACGGCGAGGAGGAAGACGACAGCCTCTGCCCGAAGCTGGAGGGCAGTGGCGTCGAATTGATCAAGACGACGGGTGGCCATCACTTCGATGGTGATTATGATGCGCTGGCGCGCCGCATTCTCGACGGGTTGAGCCGGCGCTTGTCCGGGTCGGTCGAACCGGTCGCCGGCCGCTGA
- a CDS encoding lytic murein transglycosylase: MLKAGLRLLTVICLATAAGAAGAATCSNNGAGFPAWLTAFKSEAVAAGISPQTVSEALDGLSYAPDVVQKDRAQSVFAQNFLQFSDRMVAKYRLQKGAQLIKSNAKTFARIDQDYGVPAPVIVAFWGLETDFGANLGDLPTLRSLATLAYDCRRSDLFRDQLLAALTIIERGDLSAAEMKGPWAGELGQVQFLATHYRDFAVDYDGDGKRDLLHSTPDVLASAAALLVHEGWRRGEPWLTEVRVPATMDWSQSDLSIRKTVAEWQSLGVTAAPGSTLGAAGLPAALILPMGRNGPAFLGYANFDVYLQWNQSFVYSLTAAYFATRLAGAPPVSRGGKVDALTFKQVQELQRLLAERGHPVGKADGMIGSGTRAAVRAAQLELGLPPDAYPDTTLLNALKGG; the protein is encoded by the coding sequence ATGCTGAAGGCCGGTTTGCGGCTGCTGACCGTCATTTGCCTCGCGACCGCCGCCGGAGCGGCCGGCGCGGCGACCTGCAGCAACAACGGCGCGGGCTTCCCGGCCTGGCTTACCGCCTTCAAGAGCGAAGCGGTCGCGGCCGGCATCTCGCCGCAGACCGTCTCCGAGGCGCTGGACGGCCTCTCCTACGCGCCGGACGTCGTCCAAAAGGACCGCGCGCAGAGCGTCTTCGCGCAGAACTTCCTGCAGTTCTCGGACCGCATGGTCGCGAAGTATCGCCTGCAGAAGGGCGCGCAGCTCATCAAGAGCAATGCGAAGACCTTCGCCCGCATCGACCAGGACTATGGCGTCCCGGCACCGGTGATCGTCGCCTTCTGGGGCCTCGAGACCGATTTCGGCGCCAATCTCGGCGACCTTCCGACGCTGCGCTCGCTGGCGACGCTCGCCTATGACTGCCGCCGCTCCGATCTCTTCCGCGACCAGCTTCTGGCGGCGCTCACCATCATCGAGCGCGGCGATCTCTCGGCCGCCGAAATGAAGGGGCCATGGGCCGGCGAACTCGGCCAGGTGCAGTTCCTCGCGACGCACTACCGGGACTTCGCGGTCGACTATGACGGCGACGGCAAGCGCGACCTGCTGCATTCGACGCCCGACGTGCTCGCTTCGGCCGCGGCGCTGCTCGTGCACGAGGGCTGGCGGCGCGGCGAGCCCTGGCTGACCGAGGTGCGCGTGCCGGCCACCATGGACTGGTCGCAGTCGGACCTCTCGATCCGCAAGACGGTCGCCGAATGGCAGAGCCTCGGCGTGACCGCGGCGCCGGGCTCGACGCTCGGCGCGGCGGGCCTCCCCGCCGCGCTGATCCTGCCGATGGGCCGCAACGGCCCGGCCTTCCTCGGCTATGCGAATTTCGACGTCTATCTCCAGTGGAACCAGTCCTTCGTCTATTCGCTGACGGCCGCCTATTTCGCGACGCGCCTCGCCGGCGCGCCGCCGGTCAGCCGCGGCGGCAAGGTCGATGCTCTCACCTTCAAACAGGTGCAGGAATTGCAACGCCTGCTCGCGGAGCGCGGCCATCCGGTCGGCAAGGCCGACGGCATGATCGGCTCGGGCACCCGCGCCGCCGTCCGCGCGGCGCAGCTCGAACTCGGCCTGCCGCCGGACGCCTATCCCGACACGACGCTGCTGAACGCGCTCAAGGGCGGCTGA
- a CDS encoding TetR/AcrR family transcriptional regulator, producing the protein MARPRSVSDTDLLDAALSLMIHGGPEAVTFAAVSAATQLAPATLVQRFGSKAALLKVALVRAWDLLDAETEAAAAATPPTPEGAVAMLVRLSADYPEGDAFADQLLLLREDLRDPELRLRGAEWRARLTALLAPRLADAVGPREDRAREMSALWQGALIWWAFEGDGTAAASIEATLRDWCARLG; encoded by the coding sequence GTGGCCCGCCCCCGCTCCGTCTCGGATACCGATCTTCTGGATGCCGCCCTGTCGCTGATGATCCATGGCGGGCCAGAGGCCGTGACATTCGCCGCCGTGAGCGCGGCGACGCAGCTGGCCCCCGCGACGCTCGTCCAGCGGTTCGGCAGCAAGGCGGCCCTCCTCAAGGTGGCACTCGTCAGGGCCTGGGACTTGCTCGACGCGGAAACGGAGGCGGCCGCGGCGGCGACGCCGCCGACGCCCGAGGGCGCGGTGGCGATGCTGGTGCGCCTTTCCGCCGACTATCCCGAGGGCGACGCCTTTGCCGACCAGCTGCTGCTGCTGCGGGAGGATCTTCGCGACCCCGAGCTTCGCCTGCGCGGCGCCGAATGGCGCGCGCGCCTCACCGCCCTTCTGGCGCCAAGGCTTGCGGACGCGGTTGGCCCGCGCGAAGACCGCGCCCGCGAGATGTCGGCCCTCTGGCAGGGCGCCTTGATCTGGTGGGCCTTCGAGGGCGACGGCACCGCCGCTGCCTCCATCGAAGCCACGCTGCGAGACTGGTGCGCCCGCCTCGGCTAG
- a CDS encoding HXXEE domain-containing protein, with product MTLTVWAWLALGAYTIHICEEYFFNWRDWARAVIRLPVTWADFGVVNGAVIVLGIVQAELAGSLTLIPLIYSALLLINATFFHVGPFLKTRGRFSPGLISAVILFYPIAIGTYREATLQGALGLGTLLGSIVGGALLMAMPIAFLKLRDRPYFRQS from the coding sequence TTGACTCTGACCGTCTGGGCCTGGCTCGCTCTCGGCGCCTACACGATCCACATCTGCGAAGAGTATTTCTTCAACTGGCGCGATTGGGCGCGGGCGGTGATCCGCCTGCCGGTGACATGGGCCGATTTCGGAGTCGTCAACGGCGCCGTGATCGTCCTCGGCATCGTCCAGGCCGAGCTGGCGGGCAGTCTGACTCTGATCCCGTTGATCTATTCCGCGCTGCTCCTCATCAACGCGACCTTCTTTCATGTCGGGCCGTTCTTGAAGACGCGCGGGCGCTTCTCGCCCGGGCTGATCAGCGCCGTGATCCTGTTCTACCCGATCGCCATCGGCACCTATCGCGAAGCCACGCTGCAAGGGGCGCTCGGCCTCGGGACGCTTCTCGGTTCGATCGTCGGCGGGGCGCTGCTGATGGCGATGCCGATTGCCTTCCTGAAGCTCAGGGACCGGCCCTATTTCCGCCAGTCCTGA
- a CDS encoding dihydrofolate reductase family protein translates to MATIRGYMGVSLDGYIAAADGGIDWLRKYDAVDLGERAYDHFIRDIGTVVMGRATYDAITTLGIGWPYGAQRALVVTSRPLADPIGALELRGGDIDALVAECRDFADGDVWIVGGGRLQQAFIERGALDRLELFVVPEIVGGGHPTFPPNGFARSLRLAGAAPLAAGIVWFDYRFDPLTPPGGAGSP, encoded by the coding sequence ATGGCAACCATCCGAGGCTATATGGGCGTGAGCCTCGATGGCTATATCGCGGCCGCAGACGGGGGCATCGACTGGCTGCGGAAATACGACGCCGTCGATCTCGGCGAGCGGGCCTATGACCATTTCATTCGCGACATCGGAACCGTCGTCATGGGACGGGCGACCTACGATGCGATCACCACGCTCGGGATCGGCTGGCCCTATGGCGCGCAGCGCGCCCTGGTCGTGACCAGCCGGCCGCTCGCCGATCCGATCGGCGCCCTGGAGCTCCGGGGCGGCGACATCGACGCGCTGGTCGCGGAGTGTCGGGACTTCGCAGATGGCGATGTCTGGATCGTCGGCGGCGGACGGCTGCAGCAGGCCTTCATCGAGCGGGGCGCGCTCGACCGGCTGGAACTCTTCGTCGTGCCGGAGATCGTCGGCGGCGGCCATCCGACCTTCCCGCCGAACGGTTTCGCGCGCAGCCTGCGCCTTGCCGGCGCGGCGCCGCTCGCCGCCGGCATCGTCTGGTTCGATTATCGCTTCGACCCGCTCACGCCGCCTGGCGGCGCTGGTAGTCCTTGA